A stretch of the Nyctibius grandis isolate bNycGra1 chromosome 13, bNycGra1.pri, whole genome shotgun sequence genome encodes the following:
- the BRS3 gene encoding bombesin receptor subtype-3 — MSQVYLHSANQTLCASTDGTELRSIVDNETTNEKWTEDSFPGLEILCTIYVTYAVIISVGLLGNAILIKVFFKIKSMQTVPNIFITSLAFGDLLLLLTCVPVDATRYIVDTWLFGRIGCKLLSFIQLTSVGVSVFTLTVLSADRYRAIVKPLELQTSDALLKTCCKAGCVWIVSMILAIPEAVFSDLYSFSNPEKNVTFEACAPYPVSEKILQEAHSLVCFLVFYIVPLAVISVYYFLIARTLYKSTSNMPAEEHGHARKQIESRKRVAKTVLVLVALFAFCWLPNHILYLYRSFTYHASVDASTFHLIATIFSRALAFSNSCINPFALYWLSKSFRQHFKKQVSCCKAKFHTKPPSATHSNTPTRALSVTGSTHGSEISVTLLTDYSITKEEESV; from the exons ATGTCTCAAGTATACTTGCATTCAGCTAATCAGACTTTGTGTGCATCTACAGATGGTACAGAACTGAGATCAATTGTTGATAATGAAAccacaaatgaaaaatggacTGAAGACTCCTTTCCAGGATTAGAAATACTGTGCACAATTTATGTAACATATGCTGTGATCATTTCAGTGGGTCTCCTTGGAAATGCTATACTCATCAAAGTCTTTTTCAAGATTAAATCAATGCAGACGGTTCCAAACATCTTCATCACCAGCCTGGCATTTGGAGACTTACTACTTTTGTTAACCTGTGTGCCTGTAGATGCAACACGTTATATTGTGGATACCTGGCTCTTCGGAAGAATTGGGTGCAAGCTGCTGTCTTTTATCCAGTTAACCTCAGTTGGAGTATCAGTGTTTACCCTGACTGTTCTCAGTGCTGACAG GTATAGAGCCATCGTTAAGCCCTTGGAACTGCAGACTTCAGATGCGCTCCTGAAGACCTGCTGTAAAGCTGGCTGTGTTTGGATCGTCTCCATGATACTTGCTATCCCAGAGGCTGTTTTTTCAGATCTGTATTCTTTCAGCAATCCtgagaaaaatgtaacttttgaGGCATGCGCCCCCTATCCTGTATCTGAGAAGATCCTGCAGGAAGCTCACTCCCTGGTTTGCTTCTTAGTGTTCTATATTGTCCCCTTAGCTGTCATTTCTGTCTACTATTTTCTTATCGCCAGAACTTTATATAAAAGTACATCCAACATGCCAGCAGAAGAACATGGTCATGCCCGTAAGCAG ATTGAATCCCGCAAGAGAGTTGCAAAAACAGTGCTGGTGCTTGTTGCTTTGTTTGCCTTTTGCTGGCTGCCTAACCACATCCTCTACCTATACCGCTCTTTTACATACCATGCTTCTGTAGATGCTTCCACCTTTCATCTGATAGCTACTATTTTTTCCCGTGCCTTGGCCTTCAGCAATTCCTGCATCAATCCTTTTGCTCTTTATTGGCTGAGTAAAAGTTTCcggcaacattttaaaaagcaagtctCGTGCTGCAAGGCAAAATTCCACACAAAGCCTCCCAGTGCTACCCACAGTAATACGCCTACCAGAGCCCTGTCAGTCACGGGCAGCACGCATGGCTCAGAAATCAGTGTTACACTGCTAACAGATTATAGTATCACAAAAGAAGAGGAGAGCGTTTAG